CTTCCTCTTCCATCGCCATATCGGCTTTCATGCTCTCTGCCATCACGGGCCTGGCCGCCTTTTTGTAGCTGCGGATTGGTGCTGCAGCTGGCATGGCCATCGGCATGGGGCGGTAGAAGGAGATCCGCCAGGGGTGGAGGGTGGGCGGGGCGCCACCACTGGCCGGGCGGGCCGTGGAGAGAGTCAGCGCTACATTGTTCCAGTCTTCGCCGGTCTGCTGACGGACCTGGGCGCGATAGGTTAGCTCTGCGCTGGTGCCATCCTGAGCCAGACGTACATCATAGCTTGGCTCCCAGGTGGCCTGGTTGACAACCCCGGACAGGTCCAGAGTCAGTTTGCCTTCTTTGGCTGTCTCTACTGCCACTTCAACGGTCTTGCTCTCCTTGCGGTAGGAACCGGTGGCCTCCTGCTTTTTGCGTTTCAGGGCATCGATCTGCTCTTTGATGATCTGTTTTTCCTGCTCAATCTCGCGCTGCTGATCTTCAACCTTGACGGTATTGCTGCCTACAAAGCCCATGGCCTCATTCAGTTCAGCGCCGGTCGGCTTGCCGATGGCCAGTTGCTGTGAGATCCGCTCACCCCAGGCCACCTTGATTGAATCAACAAACCCCTTCTGGGCAACCAGTCCGGCCTTTCTGGCATCAAGGCCACCCAGCTTGCGTTCCAGCTGCCTCAGTTCCGCCTCAATCTCCTTGACCCGTTTGTCTGCAGTCTGGCTCAGAAAGCTGCGCTTGACCTCAATACCGGTAATGGTGGCCCGTGCCGTTCCCTTGGCATCGACCCTTACTGAGTCGTCCTGTAACAGCACCGGCAGCCCCTCAATCGCAATGACCTGACTACCCGGTTTCAATGCGACAGTTACGCTGCGGGTGACCTGGGCCCGGTCCTGATAGACCGTAACCGCACTGATGGTGGCCTGTGCCGGTATAC
Above is a window of Trichlorobacter lovleyi SZ DNA encoding:
- a CDS encoding mucoidy inhibitor MuiA family protein codes for the protein MQILSLLVVCLGLLLPASVFAAPPARIPAQATISAVTVYQDRAQVTRSVTVALKPGSQVIAIEGLPVLLQDDSVRVDAKGTARATITGIEVKRSFLSQTADKRVKEIEAELRQLERKLGGLDARKAGLVAQKGFVDSIKVAWGERISQQLAIGKPTGAELNEAMGFVGSNTVKVEDQQREIEQEKQIIKEQIDALKRKKQEATGSYRKESKTVEVAVETAKEGKLTLDLSGVVNQATWEPSYDVRLAQDGTSAELTYRAQVRQQTGEDWNNVALTLSTARPASGGAPPTLHPWRISFYRPMPMAMPAAAPIRSYKKAARPVMAESMKADMAMEEEEPAPAAFQTAQAATEGTSIAFKIPKPVEIPSDNTRHSTVIALEKLPVSTEYSTVPKLAAVAYLTAELVNKAGWPLLPGTVKIFSGNTFVGSADMKQVASGEKFTLPFGSDDQITVKREELKQHKEAGLFGKNRMGYRSTVTVTNFRKEAQTVNVKDQLPLAGDSEITVSLEEATLPPTEKKDDGTLIWKLKLAAGEKKVISYEIVVEYPKDREVTGL